The stretch of DNA GCAAATACAGCACAAGCACGCAAACGCGCTCGTCAAGCTACCGCAGCACGTGAACACAATGGCGCTCAGCGTTCAGAGTTCCGCACTGCAGTTAAAAAGGTACTGAAAGCGATCGCTGCTGGCGATAAAGCTGCTGCAGCTACTGTTTACCAGCAAGCGGTTAGCACTATCGATCGTATCGCTGACAAAAAGATTTACCACAAAAACAAAGCTGCTCGTCATAAGAGCCGCCTGGCTGCTGCTATCAAAGCAATGGCTTAAGTTTTTGCCCGAATCGCGGAAAAGCCCACTTTCGAGTGGGCTTTTTTGTTGGCGGCGGTTTTGTTGTTGATCACGCTTCAAATGGGGCTCGGCAAAGCCGAGCCCTTAAAGTTCGTAGGGCATTGCCGCCTTATGTTCTATACCCACACCCCCCGCCCTCTCCTTGAGAGGGGGCCTCGCTGCGCGAGAGGGCATTTCAGAGAGCACAGGTTGTTTCGTAGAAATTGAGGCGCATTGGTCTTCGAGTGCTTCAAATTAATGCGGATGGGATAGGCGAAAGCTTTCCATGATGCGCCAGTAGGCGGCTTCTTCGAGAATAAATACACGGCCATCGGGCGCTTCGTGTGGGGCAATGTCGATGACGATGCGTACAAAACGGCCAATGTCTTGCCACAATGCGGCCGCGATGCGCTCAACAAACCAATCGGCGCTTTCTCCGGCCTTCAGAGCAGCTTCGTGTCGTAGCTCGAGCAGCAACACGCCGTCGCCAAGTGGTTGTTTGCGTACCCATGATGGCATGCACCAGATGCGGCGGATGGTGGCCAGCGCAATTTCCGCCTCTTGCGGGGCAAGGGGCGATAAGCCAATTTGTAAACGGTATGAGCTAGCCATCGGTCTGACCTTGCAAGGTTGATGCAGCAGCGATGCTTATTTATTACACGCCACGGCCAGACTGTCTAGTGCTATTGCGCAATTCTGCGGCAGATTCACACGTTTAATAGCAGCTTATGCTAGGCTAGTGGTAATGCTTAAACGTACAGATTAATACCATGAGCGACAGCACTGAATTAGCAAATCGACCTAAAGTTTTAGTGGTGGATGATTCGCGCATTGTGCGTGCCACGATTAAAAAGCATTTGTCCGAATTTTATGATTTGATCGAAGAGGCTGATGGCGAGGCGGGCTGGCGGCGTCTGATGAGCGATGATTCGATTAGTTTATTGCTATCAGACTTAACCATGCCTGAGCTCGATGGCCTGGGTTTATTGGCGCGAGTACGTGCTTCGGGTGAAGCTAGGCTCAATTTCCTGCCTGTGATTATTATTTCCGGTGAAGAAGACGAAGCCACCAAACTGCGCTGTGTTGAATGCGGCGCGAATGATTTTGTCACCAAATCCACCGATCGTACCGAAATGTTGGCGCGGGTCAAAGCGAATCTAGAGCTGGCTGAGACACGCCGTGAATTGGCCGAGTCACGTTCAGTGCAAATTCAAACGTCAACCACTGATGCTGTTACCGGCGTAGGCAGCCCGCATTTACTCAATTTACAACTTGAACAGGCGCTGGCCTTTGCGTTGCGACACAATAGCGAAGTAACGGTTATGCTGTTGGAAATCAACCACGGGCAAACCTTGCAACACAAATTGGGCGATCGGGTTCATGGGCAATTGCTGGGTTTATTGGCTAAATTGCTCGAAGCCAAATTGCGCAAAGAGGATACGCTGGCCCGGCTAAATGATTCGATGTTTGCGGTCGTTTCGCCGGCTACGCCACTGATTGAGGCTCGTGTGGTGGCAGAGCGTTTACGTCAAACGATCGCTAACGCACGGGTTAATTTTCGCAGTGAACAGCTGCGCGTCACCGCCTCGATTGCGGTGGCCAATTCCTGGCATGATGATGTGCATTCTGCCGAGCGCATGATGTCGATTCTGCAGGATCGCTTGTACGCCAATCCGATGAGCAATCATGTGTTTATGACCGATCCGGCTACGACCCAAACACCAACGCCGCTTATTTCCGAAGCGCTGGTGATGTTGCACAAAGGCGGAGTTGAGGAGCTACGGCCACATCTGAAGGCCTTGTTGCATAATCTGAAACCGCTACTGCAATTGGCCGATGAAGAGCTTGATCTTGGCTGGGATTTATCTGTGTTGGATTGATGGGTATAAGGCTAAAGCGAAATTTGATTCTGCTCTTTGGCGTTATACCTGCCTAGTGTATGCAGGTCATTGGGTTTTTGCTGGCGACGTTCGATAAATAGCGCGTTGCCATTTTCGCGTTTAGCCATACTTTTCGCCGTACTGGCGATACTGGCGACTTCATGGTGGGATTCATACCATTTGGCAATGATTTGCGCTGCGCCCAATGATAGCGAAACCAGCGGGTGACGTTGCAATTCGCCTTGCCGGTTGGGCGCCAGATAACTGCCCGCTGCGATATCGTCGGGGTTGAAAAAATGGCGAATCTCTTGCTGAAATTCTGCCAGCAATTGTTCGCAGCGCTGCTGCCAGTCACTACTACGCAGGACTAAAATAAAATCATCGCCGCCAACATGTCCAACAAAATCGCACGCCGGGTCGAAGTGATTTTGCAGTAATTGCCCTAAGCATTTCAGTAGCTCATCCCCACGGGCATAGCCATAAATATCATTGTACGGTTTGAAATAATCTAAATCAGCGTACACGACGGTAAAGTCTTCCTGTTCTGCCAATAGCTGACTCATCGCCTCTTGTATCGGCACATTACCAGGCAAGCCGGTGAGTGGGTTCGCATGACGTGCAGCGTTGAGCTGTAACTCGGTCATGGTGCGGATAAACTCCCGCCCGGTGCCAATACCCAGATAGCAACCTTGTTCGGTAATAATGAAGCCATCGTCGAGCTGTCGCCGCTCACACGCCGTCATCAAGCGTGCCAGCTCGGTCAGACTGATGGATTGTTCGACGATCAGTGGCTCCTGATCCATGTGAAGCGCGCAGCTACGCGCACCATATAGCTCACGGCTAAATGGACGAGCCAGTAATTCAAGCATGGCATTGCGTTTAATCAGACCTATCGGCCGTTCATTATCTACCACGGGGATGGCGTTAAGGTCGGGCTGCGCATTAAAGCGTTGCCATACATCGTCGTGGGAATCATTGGGCGACAGCGGGCGTACTTCTTGCAGCAAAGACATCGCAGTTGCGTGCAGTGGTTGCGCATTGTAACTGCGCTCCAGTGGTGGAATATCAAGCTGGGTCGCCGGTTGACGCGCGGGGCGTCCAAGCAGATAGCCTTGGGCATATTGAATGCCAATACGGCGCACAGTATCGAGCTCGGCGGTATTTTCAATGCCTTCGGCAATCACTCGCGTGTGCGTATTGAGCGCAATTTGTTGAATTGAGCGCACAAACTGGCGCTTTTGCGCATCCAAATGAATGCCATTGATAAAGTATTTATCAATTTTGACAAAATCAGGGCGTAACTCGGACCACAAACGCAGCCCGGAAAAACCCTCGCCCAAATCATCCAGTGCAATTTTAAAGCCCATCAGACGGTAATGCCGAATCGCATCGGCCAGTAGCCCGTAATCGGTAATGGCTTGTGTTTCGGTCAGCTCGATTACAATGCGCTGCGGCGTAAGCCCGACGGATTTGAGGTATTCCAAGGTCGCCCCCGGCCGAAAGCTGGGCTGGGTAAAGCTCGTCGGGCAAACATTCAAAAACAAATGCCCGGGCAGCCCACTGTTGGCAAAGGCCTGAATAATGATCTTGCGGCAGGCGATATCGAGCTCAGCCAATAAGCCACAGCGCTCTGCCGCTTGAAATAGTTGTAATGGTGCATGCAGCGGGTGATCTGCCGGGCCACGAATCAAGCCTTCGAAGCCGTAGGGCTGGCCTTCTTTCAGCGCAGCGATCGGCTGAAATAAGGGGCTCAGTTTCGACTCCTGAATGATATTTAGCACTTGGGGATACAATTGCTCGATATGACTTGAGGGTGGCATGCCAAAGTTTCGGTGTGGCGATAAGTACTGTAAGGTAACAGTGTAAGATTACGTTTTTGTTACTGCGAGTGCTTGGATAAGTAATTAATTTTGCCTTGAATGGTCAACGACTCTGTTTCTAAAGGAAATTTTAGTTATTTGCAGGGGGGGTAAAGTTAAAAAACGGCAGTCGATCAGGCTGCCGTTTGTAACAAAACACCAAGATTAAAGCGTAAAACGCTGCGTAATCGGCATGCGCCAGTCTTTACCAAATGAGCGCTCGGTAATGCGCGGGCCCACCGGTGCTTGGCGACGTTTGTATTCGTTGATTTTCAGTAGCCGCACCACTTTATTCACATCGGCCTCGGCGTAGCCACGCGCGATGATGTCGGCGATGCTGAGGTTTTCTTCCACATAGGCCGCCAAAATCGCGTCGAGTATCTCGTATTCAGGCAGACTGTCTTGGTCTTTCTGATCGGGGCGCAGCTCGGCCGACGGTGGGCGGGTAATGATGCGCTCAGGGATTGGCGCAGGCTGGCCGTTGGCAATGGCTTGTTCGTTGCGCCAGTTCGACAGGCGATAGACCATGGTTTTGGCCACGTCTTTCAGCACCGCAAAGCCGCCCGCCATATCGCCGTATAGCGTCGCGTAGCCCGTCGTCATTTCCGACTTATTACCTGTCGTCAAAACCAATTTTCCGGTCTTATTGGATAAGGACATCAAGAGCATACCCCGGATACGGCTTTGCAGATTTTCTTCGGTGGTATCCATTTCACGACCCGCGAATTCATCAGCTAGGCCGGCCATCATGCTTTCATACATCGGCCAAATTTCGATTTCGGAATATTTGCAGCCCAAAATGTCGATCATTGCGCGCGAATCGGTCACCGAAATATCGGCGGTGTAGCGCGAGGGCATCATCACCGCGTGGCAACGCTCGGCGCCGAGCGCATCCACGGCAATCGCCAAAGTCAGCGCCGAATCAATCCCGCCGGATAGGCCAAGTAATATGCCGGGGAAGCGGTTTTTGCCGATGTAGTCTTTCACGCCTTGCACCAGCGCGCCGTAAATGCTTTCTACTATTGGGGTATCGGCTGCAACGTCAGATCGGGCAATGTCTCCGTCGATATACTCACAGTAGGCGATTTGGTTTTGGTAGGCGGGCACTTGCAGCACCAACTCGCCAGATTTGTTTAAGGCAAACGAATGGCCATCAAACACCAGCTCGTCTTGCCCGCCAACCAAGTTGCAATACACCAGTGGAATGCCATTTTCTTCAACGCGCTGGCGTGCCACCTCGCGGCGCGTTTCCTGTTTGGCTTGATGGAACGGCGAGGCGTTCAGTACCAGTAACAGCTCTGCGCCTTCATCGCGTGCGGCGGCGGCTGGCTCGGTGTCCCAGATGTCTTCACAAATCGCGATGCCGATTTGCACGCCATCTTGCTCAAACACCAGTGGCGCAAAGCCCGGTGTAAAGTAGCGAACTTCGTCGAACACCGCATTATTGGGCAGTAGTAATTTATCGTAGCGTCCCAGCAGATTACCGTCGCAGATCACACTGGCTGAGTTGAATACTTCATCGCCCGCCACGCCGCTCGGGTGGCCGACGATCAAGGTAATGCCGTCTACTTCATCGATGAAGCGGCCGATCGCCTGTTTGCACTGCTGCAAAAACGCTGGGCGCAGCAGTAAATCTTCGGGTGGGTAGCCGGTTAGCGCCAGCTCTGGGGTCAGCAAAATATCGGCCCCAGCGGCATGTGCTTCGCGGGCGGCAGCCAAAATCAGCTCGGTATTACCGGCAAGGTCACCAACAATCGGGTTGATCTGGGCGAGGGCGATTTTCATGGCTGCAATTCACACGAAGAGAAAAACACTATTTTACCCCAGAATCTAGCCTAGGCTGCGCCTGAGCGTATTTGCGCTCTGGTCGAGCCGCTTGGCTTGAATAATGCGCAAAAAGTCTGTGCGCAAGATCACGATAGAGGGATTGTTGCTGCGCGTTGCTTGGCTGGCGCGGTACAATGCAAAGCGATTGATTCACCGATACTTTTTGCCATGAGCCAGCCAAAAATCGCGCATTACCAACTGCAATCCCGCCTAGGACAAGGCGCGATGGGCGTGGTGTTCCGTGCGCATGATGAGCGGCTGGAGCGCGATGTAGCGCTCAAACTGTTGCAAGTGAATCTGGCCGAAAACGAAGCGGCCGACTATGCCGCCCGACTATTGCAAGAAGCGCGCTCGGCTGCGCGGCTCAATCACCCCGGCATTATCACGGTATACGACTGTGGCGAATGGCGTGGCAAACCGTATTTGGCAATGGAGTTGGTGCAGGGTATTACGCTAAAAGACTGGCTGGAAAAGCGTGGTGCATTGTCGATCCGCCAAGTGATTAGTATTGCACGCCAGATGTTTGCCGCACTTGGACACGCTCATCGGCATAAAGTGATTCACCGCGATATCAAGCCGGCTAATCTGATGCTCACCAAAGAAGGGCGGCTGAAAATCACCGATTTTGGTATTGCCCAGTTGCCCGCAAGCGATCTAACCCGTACCGGTACAGTACTGGGATCGCCTCGTTATATGTCGCCCGAACAATTGGCCGGTAAAAAGCTCGATGGCCGAGCTGATTTGTATTCGGCTGGTGTGGTGCTCTACCAATGCTTGACTGGTAAAGCGCCATTTGATGGCGAAACGACGATGAATATCGTCTATCAGGTATTGCATTTCAATCCGCCCGCTCCGCATGAAGTACGCCCAGAAGTGCCGCGTGCGCTGTCTGATCTGGTGATGCGCTGTTTGGCCAAATCGGCCGATCAGCGCTATGCCAGCCTCGATGCCGCACTGGCCGCCTTGCTGGGCGGAGAAACCGACCCCCAGCGCCAATCGCGTGCGCCGGAAGACCCGACGCAGGCCTTTGATACACAAAGTGGCGCAACGGCTGCGACGCCAAGCAGCAATTCACCGCTGTGGCCGTGGGTGGCGCAGACTGGGGTATTGCTGGCTTGGCTGGGCCGACATGGTTTACGAGCCGCTCGTTGTTTAGGTCGCTGGCTGTGGCGTGGCTTGCAAGTGCTCGCACGAGGGTTACAGCGCTGGACGCCGGTGATCTGGGCCAAGGCGCAATCGCTATATCAACAGCTCAGCCCGCGGGTGAATGCCGCAGCGACCCGAGGTTGGCTCCGTTTTCGCGCTTTGCCGCCGCGAGGGCAAATTGCTACG from Chitinibacter fontanus encodes:
- the rpsT gene encoding 30S ribosomal protein S20 — encoded protein: MANTAQARKRARQATAAREHNGAQRSEFRTAVKKVLKAIAAGDKAAAATVYQQAVSTIDRIADKKIYHKNKAARHKSRLAAAIKAMA
- a CDS encoding GGDEF domain-containing response regulator; translated protein: MSDSTELANRPKVLVVDDSRIVRATIKKHLSEFYDLIEEADGEAGWRRLMSDDSISLLLSDLTMPELDGLGLLARVRASGEARLNFLPVIIISGEEDEATKLRCVECGANDFVTKSTDRTEMLARVKANLELAETRRELAESRSVQIQTSTTDAVTGVGSPHLLNLQLEQALAFALRHNSEVTVMLLEINHGQTLQHKLGDRVHGQLLGLLAKLLEAKLRKEDTLARLNDSMFAVVSPATPLIEARVVAERLRQTIANARVNFRSEQLRVTASIAVANSWHDDVHSAERMMSILQDRLYANPMSNHVFMTDPATTQTPTPLISEALVMLHKGGVEELRPHLKALLHNLKPLLQLADEELDLGWDLSVLD
- a CDS encoding GGDEF domain-containing protein, which produces MPPSSHIEQLYPQVLNIIQESKLSPLFQPIAALKEGQPYGFEGLIRGPADHPLHAPLQLFQAAERCGLLAELDIACRKIIIQAFANSGLPGHLFLNVCPTSFTQPSFRPGATLEYLKSVGLTPQRIVIELTETQAITDYGLLADAIRHYRLMGFKIALDDLGEGFSGLRLWSELRPDFVKIDKYFINGIHLDAQKRQFVRSIQQIALNTHTRVIAEGIENTAELDTVRRIGIQYAQGYLLGRPARQPATQLDIPPLERSYNAQPLHATAMSLLQEVRPLSPNDSHDDVWQRFNAQPDLNAIPVVDNERPIGLIKRNAMLELLARPFSRELYGARSCALHMDQEPLIVEQSISLTELARLMTACERRQLDDGFIITEQGCYLGIGTGREFIRTMTELQLNAARHANPLTGLPGNVPIQEAMSQLLAEQEDFTVVYADLDYFKPYNDIYGYARGDELLKCLGQLLQNHFDPACDFVGHVGGDDFILVLRSSDWQQRCEQLLAEFQQEIRHFFNPDDIAAGSYLAPNRQGELQRHPLVSLSLGAAQIIAKWYESHHEVASIASTAKSMAKRENGNALFIERRQQKPNDLHTLGRYNAKEQNQISL
- a CDS encoding NAD+ synthase, with the translated sequence MKIALAQINPIVGDLAGNTELILAAAREAHAAGADILLTPELALTGYPPEDLLLRPAFLQQCKQAIGRFIDEVDGITLIVGHPSGVAGDEVFNSASVICDGNLLGRYDKLLLPNNAVFDEVRYFTPGFAPLVFEQDGVQIGIAICEDIWDTEPAAAARDEGAELLLVLNASPFHQAKQETRREVARQRVEENGIPLVYCNLVGGQDELVFDGHSFALNKSGELVLQVPAYQNQIAYCEYIDGDIARSDVAADTPIVESIYGALVQGVKDYIGKNRFPGILLGLSGGIDSALTLAIAVDALGAERCHAVMMPSRYTADISVTDSRAMIDILGCKYSEIEIWPMYESMMAGLADEFAGREMDTTEENLQSRIRGMLLMSLSNKTGKLVLTTGNKSEMTTGYATLYGDMAGGFAVLKDVAKTMVYRLSNWRNEQAIANGQPAPIPERIITRPPSAELRPDQKDQDSLPEYEILDAILAAYVEENLSIADIIARGYAEADVNKVVRLLKINEYKRRQAPVGPRITERSFGKDWRMPITQRFTL
- a CDS encoding serine/threonine-protein kinase, which gives rise to MNNAQKVCAQDHDRGIVAARCLAGAVQCKAIDSPILFAMSQPKIAHYQLQSRLGQGAMGVVFRAHDERLERDVALKLLQVNLAENEAADYAARLLQEARSAARLNHPGIITVYDCGEWRGKPYLAMELVQGITLKDWLEKRGALSIRQVISIARQMFAALGHAHRHKVIHRDIKPANLMLTKEGRLKITDFGIAQLPASDLTRTGTVLGSPRYMSPEQLAGKKLDGRADLYSAGVVLYQCLTGKAPFDGETTMNIVYQVLHFNPPAPHEVRPEVPRALSDLVMRCLAKSADQRYASLDAALAALLGGETDPQRQSRAPEDPTQAFDTQSGATAATPSSNSPLWPWVAQTGVLLAWLGRHGLRAARCLGRWLWRGLQVLARGLQRWTPVIWAKAQSLYQQLSPRVNAAATRGWLRFRALPPRGQIATSIVLSAVLVWGLWPRSPVAEIEFAQSAPLAEHAPQLGDAQLAAEQQQRNQLLAKMGDAQAYAQPPESEEGQSSPELTAPPLRQVKMSQAEQHPEQVTTTAAAHSESGLLGQLQQAGQQMGRDVHGLFNCLSGQSACPNAEASQQQQRRP